Part of the Pedobacter roseus genome is shown below.
CTTTTTTAATGTTACCAGAAGGTAACGCGCTTTTTACGGTAACAACTACTTTATCACCAATTGAAGCATAACGTTTGCCGGTTCCACCTAGCACGCGAATTACCAATACTTCTTTTGCGCCGCTGTTATCAGCAACGTTTAATCTCGATTCCTGTTGTACCATCTTATTTAGCTCTTTCTAAAATTTGTACCAATCTCCAGTTCTTGTTTTTACTCAAAGGACGAGTTTCCATAATCAATACTGTATCACCGATACCGCATTCGTTTTTCTCGTCGTGAGCCATAAATTTGGTAGTTTTCTTTACGAACTTACCATAAATCGGGTGTTTTACTTTACGCTCAACGCTCACTACAACAGATTTATCCATCTTGTTGCTTACCACTAACCCCGTTCTTGTTTTTCTTAATTGTCTTTCCATGACTCTCGAATTATTTAGTTTCAGTAGCTGACTCAGTGTTTTTCACTTTAGTCAACTCAGTGTTTAAACGGGCTATGTCTTTCCTTACTTTTGCAATGCGCGAAGGATTTTCGATAGCTGAAATAGTGTGAGCGAACTTCAATTTTGATAAGTTCTCTTTTTCTTCCGCAATCTTAGCTACTAATTCTTCTTTTGAAAGCCCTGTGATTTCTGAATTTTTCATTTTTCTTTTTCTTTTACGTTGAGTGTAGCGGTTATAATAAACAAGTATTTACA
Proteins encoded:
- the rpsQ gene encoding 30S ribosomal protein S17 yields the protein MERQLRKTRTGLVVSNKMDKSVVVSVERKVKHPIYGKFVKKTTKFMAHDEKNECGIGDTVLIMETRPLSKNKNWRLVQILERAK
- the rpmC gene encoding 50S ribosomal protein L29; its protein translation is MKNSEITGLSKEELVAKIAEEKENLSKLKFAHTISAIENPSRIAKVRKDIARLNTELTKVKNTESATETK